One stretch of Plasmodium vivax chromosome 8, whole genome shotgun sequence DNA includes these proteins:
- a CDS encoding hypothetical protein, conserved (encoded by transcript PVX_095395A), whose translation MINAYAAPKEKRSAVGRNFKVSIKFLSKKKCSRNEKKKKKKKKKKKKSSKVAVKSTGGRRTYAEPAPRHTQVHKGSGATPFFFLPPMKKVLSAAQQTYDILLTGREYTFGLFPPALLPFFRFQVWRRRWEKRRNKRKKKEKKKEKKRRNTYLHCFIKTN comes from the exons ATGATAAATGCTTATGCAGCGCCAAAAGAAAAGCGGTCAGCTGTGGGAAGAAACTTTAAAGTGAGCATAAAATtcttaagcaaaaaaaaatgttcgcgAAATG aaaaaaaaaaaaaaaaaaaaaaaaaaaaaaaaaagaaaagcagtAAAGTTGCAGTCAAGTCAACTGGGGGAAG GCGAACATATGCAGAGCCGGCGCCACGGCATACGCAAGTGCATAAGGGTAGCGGCGCcactccctttttctttttgccgCCAATGAAAAAAGTGCTCAGCGCGGCGCAGCAAACGTATGACATTCTGTTGACGGGGAGGGAATACACGTTTGGTTTGTTCCCCCCGGcgcttctcccatttttccgcttccaGGTTTGGCGGCGCCgttgggaaaaaagaagaaataaaaggaaaaagaaggaaaaaaaaaaagaaaaaaaaagaagaaacacaTATCTACACTGCTTCATTAAAACCAATTGA
- a CDS encoding hypothetical protein, conserved (encoded by transcript PVX_095400A), translating to MKGKLYPKNKDKEHERYGGGGGSQNMSALKRLSSKVLGDSVSNFDLSKTLDKIDEHVKQYPFLDDLGKKYGIKPSYVIVGVSGFLFLSLIFGWGAALICNVVGFAYPAYQSFKAVESQRKDETKLWLTYWVVYSLFFFFEYLIDIILFWVPFYYLLKLLFLLYLYMPQVRGAETVYNLVVRPILLKHEKTIDDTVQKISQTATSHLTQITGNLTEKLVQDGVRRRNV from the exons ATGAAGGGAAAGCTGTACCCCAAGAACAAAGACAAGGAGCATGAGAGGTacggaggaggggggggctCCCAAAACATGAGCGCCCTCAAGAGGCTCTCCTCCAAAGTCCTCGGGGATTCAGTTAGTAATTTTGATTTAAGTAAAACCCTAGACAAAATAGACGAGCATGTGAAGCAGTATCCCTTTCTAGACGATTTGGGAAAGAAATATGGCATCAAGCCGTCCTACGTCATTGTGGGAGTTTCTgggttcctcttcctctcgCTCATCTTCGGCTGGGGGGCGGCCCTCATTTGCAACGTCGTCGGCTTTGCCTACCCAG cgtaCCAATCGTTCAAGGCGGTGGAGTCCCAAAGAAAAGACGAAACGAAGCTGTGGCTGACCTACTGGGTGGTCTActcgctgtttttttttttcgagtaCCTAATCGACATAATCCTATTTTGGGTCCCCTTTTACTACCTGTTGAagctcctcttcctcctctaccTGTACATGCCGCAAGTCAGGGGCGCCGAAACGGTATACAATTTAGTCGTTCGGCCCATCCTGCTGAAGCACGAGAAGACCATAGACGACACGGTGCAGAAGATTAGCCAGACGGCCACCAGCCACCTCACGCAGATCACCGGCAACCTCACGGAGAAGCTCGTGCAGGACGGCGTTCGCCGCAGGAATGTCTGA
- a CDS encoding hypothetical protein, conserved (encoded by transcript PVX_095410A): protein MSGGGEVVPRLSFEEMRGEMSKYGVEITQGTLKNPTTEDMQGVYSMCIKHILNKDINNIRIEEFTGDLKSSMPSIDGIQILPNEGKNHLQAIGNLRFIRHCEQVNKILCVENTLSYLFKPVSSHMARLISAFVHFTKYKEQIYVDNDMKIRRIEEGKSEDSALGAELKAVKNELQSLQENYEQVKNSVLSEKNKKRDYEEEIIENQNMLNAQQSTIISLRAAKDKIVNETNEIIFQFSRFRQKKEDLEDQIVPSPEKLQEYNQELKNLLLEHVSYFEKDKKKNEEIKNKINISDLCLKKLVDLVTILTGHFNETIKLHIGKKEELKGLEKHLKNLKSEKEHLTMKRKQQEKILLETEQYFAQQKDKWNAKVQAEEKNVAVVEEKASQLYGQMDELKRQADREAREIDSIVKLIQETLNNYRRNFALIDDLTARTRSSHALLAAQVRGQAAGRIG, encoded by the coding sequence ATGAGCGGCGGGGGCGAGGTGGTGCCGCGACTCAGCTTTGAGGAGATGCGGGGGGAGATGAGCAAGTACGGCGTGGAGATAACGCAGGGGACGCTGAAGAACCCCACGACGGAGGACATGCAGGGGGTCTACAGCATGTGCATAAAGCACATCCTTAACAAGGACATTAACAACATACGGATTGAGGAGTTCACGGGGGACTTGAAAAGCTCCATGCCGTCCATCGATGGTATACAGATTTTGCCCAACGAAGGGAAGAACCACCTGCAAGCCATCGGAAATCTGCGGTTTATACGGCACTGCGAACAAGTGAATAAAATCCTGTGCGTAGAAAACACCCTGAGTTATCTTTTCAAGCCAGTGAGCAGCCACATGGCCAGACTAATAAGCGCATTTGTGCACTTCACCAAGTATAAGGAACAAATTTACGTAGACAATGATATGAAGATAAGGAGGAtcgaggaggggaaaagtgAAGACTCAGCATTGGGCGCTGAGTTGAAAGCGGTGAAAAACGAACTGCAGTCTCTCCAGGAAAACTACGAGCAAGTAAAAAACAGCGTtttgagtgaaaaaaataaaaaaagggattatgaagaagaaattataGAAAACCAAAATATGCTAAACGCACAGCAGAGCACTATCATTTCGTTGAGGGCAGCAAAGgacaaaattgtgaatgAGACGAATGAAATTATCTTCCAGTTTTCGCGATTCaggcaaaagaaagaagatTTGGAAGACCAAATTGTCCCTTCACCGGAAAAACTACAAGAATACAATCAAGAGTTGAAGAATCTCCTACTGGAACATGTATCCTACtttgaaaaggataaaaaaaaaaatgaagaaattaaaaataaaataaatatctcCGATTTGTGTTTGAAGAAACTAGTAGACCTCGTGACCATCCTCACTGGTCATTTTAATGAGACTATTAAACTGCACATaggaaagaaggaagagCTAAAGGGGCTGGAAAAACATTTAAAGAATTTGAAATCAGAAAAGGAGCATCTCACcatgaagaggaagcagcAGGAAAAGATCCTCCTCGAAACGGAGCAGTACTTTGCTCAACAGAAGGACAAGTGGAATGCAAAAGTGCAGGCAGAGGAGAAGAACGTCGCCGTTGTGGAGGAGAAGGCCAGCCAACTGTATGGACAGATGGATGAGCTGAAGAGGCAGGCGGACCGGGAGGCGCGAGAAATAGACTCCATCGTGAAGCTCATTCAGGAGACGCTGAATAACTACCGGCGCAACTTCGCCCTCATCGACGACTTGACCGCGCGCACGCGCAGCTCGCACGCGTTGCTCGCGGCCCAGGTGCGCGGTCAGGCGGCCGGGCGGATTGGCTGA
- a CDS encoding hypothetical protein, conserved (encoded by transcript PVX_095375A): protein MKLLTCALWWLALLGEGLLSQERHLAKFAPSLKEEGELFVETPYDCEHSGFIALLRRNPLYFCFFVGEGDYYGLVLRTYNSEDLKWEPATEVLITKQKINTYTFIDDYLLEKLILIYSYDAKIRVTVFNNYKEPSTETYKISVNYEILQMANVITRVTYLFKNRKSIAVCGINRSNNILCSFSFDYGLTMKDENAIEFILKTKIPIGNYKMHVEFFPEHVYFNLYDDVIQDNDYELRCIKGSEKEYACDFLSKPLKETESIQYRGVLRNRMFQNIVYEAKERCYIGWSFNSVSMNSELETLISDSPCSHVSLFHQGTSLVVAYQRGPFSPLGPQFYRIFENLQEKAAGCEFRVGGSLYVASTFTNHQCRIDMQSVDVNPQNEDEISFSVVVPAHFDIQDATCFVSNDMYNNDKTTLYYLEREQVEQEDLFIFTFLFYRYIIDHIKVKESTCIFENEKKKEKLQISLTLESPYKEDTCDIGSEDLCDFIIQGRSKIVIHFDEHKWEVDAQLVNASRVLYNGVHIPLHNLLSTSNINELVQVGTNQVTILIPSTIPSSRTAKIAFTSKQEGGGRTKHAYLRLQKNVKPMKKILGINFSSSFDISYKYFKHYQENVKFLLNEFNETNYIGMVCETHLQITAPPCTLTLVDHSNKSFHIHAVFPQKVPFLYSYTKKKLPHESGPHHESGPHHERGPHHESGPHHESGPHHERGPHHERGPHHEGSLYISETRFVVFKHFNSLLQQKNIKYLYFKCVCHARKSEGTDSYNQIDFIITTENISSEVIHSRKVIEPPKNYKDDPEGGEEERQKQDQPKETNEPLPKFKQPEGMPPPGKRGPSSKPYAKLSGLNDPFRKNSFYRSGATCWGLSLFVVLLLLFLP, encoded by the exons atgAAACTCCTCACGTGCGCCCTGTGGTGGCTGGCGCTGCTGGGCGAGGGGCTCCTCTCCCAGGAGAGGCACTTGGCGAAGTTCGCGCCGTCACTaaaggaagaaggggagCTGTTCGTGGAGACCCCCTACGACTGCGAGCACAGCGGGTTTATAGCTCTGCTGAGGAGGAACCCGCTctacttttgctttttcgtAGGTGAAGGGGATTACTACGGTCTGGTTCTTCGTACCTACAATTCGGAAGACCTCAAGTGGGAACCTGCAACAGAGGTGTTAAtaacgaagcaaaaaataaacacatacACTTTCATTGATGATTACCTCTTAGAGAAACTCATTCTCATTTATTCTTACGATGCAAAAATAAGAGTCACcgtttttaataattataaagaacCCTCCACGGAGACCTACAAGATTAGTGTAAATTATGAGATTTTGCAAATGGCTAATGTAATAACGAGAGTGActtacctttttaaaaataggaagTCCATCGCTGTCTGTGGCATAAATAGAAGCAATAACATCCTctgctccttctccttcgaTTACGGGTTAACGATGAAGGACGAAAATGCAATTGAGTTTATTCTTAAAACGAAGATCCCCATAGGGAATTACAAAATGCACGTGGAGTTTTTCCCTGAGCACGTCTATTTTAACCTCTACGATGATGTCATCCAAGACAATGACTACGAGCTGAGGTGCATCAAGGGGAGTGAGAAAGAGTATGCGTGTGACTTCCTCTCCAAACCACTCAAAGAAACGGAGAGCATTCAATATAGGGGGGTCCTACGCAACCGCATGTTTCAGAACATCGTGTACGAGGCGAAGGAGAGGTGCTACATCGGGTGGTCCTTCAACTCTGTCAGCATGAATAGCGAGCTGGAGACGCTCATTTCGGATTCCCCCTGCTCGCACGTCTCGCTCTTTCACCAGGGGACATCCTTGGTGGTGGCTTACCAGCGGGGCCCCTTCTCGCCGCTCGGCCCCCAGTTCTACCGGATCTTCGAG AACCTGCAGGAGAAGGCCGCCGGGTGCGAGTTCCGCGTGGGCGGCAGCCTGTACGTGGCGAGCACCTTCACCAACCACCAGTGCCGCATCGACATGCAAAGCGTAGACGTGAACCCGCAGAACGAAGACGAAATAAGCTTCAGCGTCGTGGTCCCGGCTCACTTTGACATCCAGGACGCCACCTGCTTCGTCTCCAACGATATGTATAACAATGATAAGACGACCCTTTACTACCTGGAGCGAGAGCAAGTGGAGCAGGAGGACCTCTTCATCTTCACCTTCCTATTCTATCGATACATAATAGACCACATCAAGGTGAAGGAGAGCACCTGCATATttgaaaatgagaagaagaaggaaaagctgCAAATCTCCCTCACCTTGGAAAGTCCCTACAAAGAAGACACATGCGATATTGGCTCAGAAGATCTCTGCGACTTCATAATCcaggggaggagcaaaattGTCATCCATTTTGATGAACATAAGTGGGAAGTGGATGCCCAGCTGGTGAATGCCTCTCGAGTGCTTTACAATGGGGTGCACATCCCTCTGCATAACCTGCTGAGCACCTCCAATATTAACGAGCTCGTTCAAGTGGGCACCAACCAAGTTACCATCCTCATCCCTAGTACCATCCCGAGCAGTCGGACCGCCAAAATTGCATTTACTAGTaagcaggaggggggagggaggaCTAAGCATGCATACCTCAGGCTGCAAAAGAATGTGAAGCCTATGAAAAAAATCTTGGGAATTaacttctcctcctcatttgACATCAGCTACAAATACTTTAAGCACTACcaggaaaatgtaaaatttttgctAAACGAATTTAACGAGACCAACTACATCGGCATGGTGTGCGAAACGCACCTGCAGATCACCGCCCCCCCGTGCACACTCACCCTGGTGGACCACTCCAATAAGAGCTTCCACATCCACGCGGTCTTCCCCCAGAAGGTCCCCTTCCTCTACAGCTacacgaagaagaagctccCCCATGAGAGTGGCCCCCACCATGAGAGTGGCCCCCACCATGAGAGAGGCCCCCACCATGAGAGTGGCCCCCACCATGAGAGTGGCCCCCACCATGAGAGAGGCCCCCACCATGAGAGAGGCCCCCACCATGAGGGCAGCCTCTACATAAGCGAAACCCGATTTGTCGTCTTCAAACATTTTAACTCGCTCCTCcaacagaaaaatataaagtacCTATATTTCAAGTGCGTGTGCCACGCTAGGAAGAGCGAAGGTACTGACTCCTACAACCAGATAGACTTCATCATCACGACGGAGAACATCTCGTCGGAGGTCATTCACTCCAGGAAGGTTATCGAGCctccaaaaaattacaagGACGAccctgaggggggggaagaggagaggCAGAAGCAGGATCAACCAAAGGAGACTAATGAACCACTCCCCAAGTTTAAGCAACCCGAGGGGATGCCGCCACCAGGGAAGAGGGGCCCCTCCTCAAAGCCCTATGCGAAACTCTCCGGCCTTAACGACCCCTTTCGGAAGAACAGCTTCTACAGGAGTGGCGCCACTTGTTGGGGGCTCTCCCTgttcgtcgtcctcctcctcctcttcctgccCTGA
- a CDS encoding hypothetical protein, conserved (encoded by transcript PVX_095385A) — protein sequence MNIVDEYDLDMYRNIVMSNDCKEEDILCIFNMCSFLNTLCFIIFFVIFLWALSIISRYYTSYSIMKYLKDRKAIYMQNMSRYINEIRMLCRSHVNDIIRIKKKITPKSVEKISLDICINDGIHLVKNYLSSSASDPADLYKYGITFTFTSKNPVCVTLYWGVLLNEINQVIHEKTEAKRKTTNGRSTVICIDNFRTFFTEGFGRSLQSKPPSDAMTYLLDKHKGGLYSGEEDAGGGENLYYHHHSHHPNRDHLSPQQSNSFINFTSCLHKTPSSFFACRENITYTMPCDESFCVADVLSQIEEERNGHLDDLKEKLKKGKFDQQHPLDEKVLSSHMSDEQIRIPLTILINDVPCADLTNASSLYGNSPGGWRSVTTSATPSKGVGKNRGGGTHASTLVVLVDFKKMKDKYKPFIIKDICVISENGSNAAAHRSKKKQDVCQFVDVLDIYGHEEHDKECLICMTSYKDTLLMPCRHSSFCYDCMKSLRQEKCPICRCLFTSFIKFPLKNVDKGGDLP from the exons ATGAACATCGTCGACGAGTACGACCTGGACATGTACAGGAACATTGTCATGTCCAACGACTGCAAGGAGGAAGACATCCTCtgcatttttaacatgtgCAGCTTCCTAAACACGTTGTGCTTCATCATCTTTTTCGTCATTTTCCTGTGGGCGCTCTCCATCATCTCGAGGTACTACACCTCCTACAGCATTATGAAGTACCTGAAGGATAGGAAG GCCATCTACATGCAGAACATGTCGCGCTACATCAACGAGATAAGAATGCTGTGCAGGAGCCACGTGAACGACATCAtccgaataaaaaaaaaaataacgcccAAGAGCGTGGAGAAGATCAGCCTGGACATATGCATAAATGATGGCATCCACCTGGTGAAAAACTACCTCAGCTCCAGCGCAAGTGACCCAGCTGACTTGTATAAATACGGAATCACCTTCACCTTCACCTCCAAAAATCCCGTGTGTGTAACTCTCTACTGGGGGGTACTCCTCAATGAAATAAATCAAGTGATACACGAAAAGACGGaggcgaagaggaagaccaCCAACGGAAGGAGCACCGTCATTTGCATTGATAATTTTAGGACCTTTTTTACGGAGGGGTTTGGCAGATCGTTACAGTCGAAGCCCCCCTCCGATGCGATGACCTACCTGCTAGACAAACACAAGGGTGGTCTCTACTCAGGGGAGGAAGATGccggagggggagaaaatctCTACTATCATCATCATTCTCATCACCCGAATAGGGATCATTTGTCCCCGCAGCAGAGCAACTCTTTCATTAACTTCACCTCCTGCTTGCACAAGACGCCTAGCTCCTTCTTCGCATGCAGGGAGAATATCACCTACACGATGCCGTGCGATGAGAGCTTCTGTGTAGCAGATGTCCTTAGCCAAATAGAGGAGGAGAGAAATGGACACCTGGATGACCTGAAGGAGAAACTGAAGAAGGGCAAATTCGACCAGCAACACCCACTCGATGAAAAGGTCTTAAGTAGCCACATGAGTGATGAGCAGATTAGAATCCCCCTCACCATTCTTATAAACGATGTTCCGTGTGCCGATTTAACGAACGCTTCTTCCCTCTATGGAAACTCCCCTGGGGGGTGGAGAAGCGTCACTACGAGTGCTACCCCCTCCAAAGGGGTTGGGAAAAACCGAGGCGGTGGAACCCATGCGAGCACGCTAGTCGTTCTGGtcgattttaaaaagatgaAGGACAAGTACAAGCCATTCATCATCAAAGATATCTGTGTGATTAGCGAAAATGGAAGCAACGCCGCTGCACATAGAAGCAAGAAGAAACAGGACGTTTGCCAGTTCGTGGACGTTTTAGATATATATGGGCATGAGGAACACGATAAGGAGTGCCTCATCTGCATGACTTCATATAAGGACACCTTGTTGATGCCGTGCAGGCACTCGTCCTTTTGCTACGACTGCATGAAGTCCCTGCGCCAGGAGAAGTGCCCCATCTGCAGGTGcctcttcacctccttcATAAAGTTCCCCCTCAAGAACGTGGACAAGGGGGGCGACCTGCCATAA
- a CDS encoding 40S ribosomal protein S15Aa, putative (encoded by transcript PVX_095390A) has product MVRMSVLADCLKTINNAEKRGRRQVLIRPSSKVVVKFLQYMQKKGYIGNFEIVDDHRSGKIVVNLLGRINKCAVISPRYDVKLDEIEKIITNILPSRLFGHLILTTPYGIMDHEEARRKHTGGKVLGFFF; this is encoded by the exons atggTGCGAATGAGCGTGCTGGCCGACTGCCTAAAAACGATTAACAACGCGGAGAAGAGAGGAAGGCGACAGGTGCTGATAAGGCCCTCGTCCAAAGTCGTGGTGAAGTTCCTCCAGTACATGCAGAAGAAGGGCTACATTGGAAATTTTGAAATTGTGGATGACCACCGATCGGGCAAAATTGTGGTCAACCTGTTGGGCCGAATCAACAAGTGCGCCGTCATATCCCCCAG GTACGACGTGAAGCTGGACGAGATCGAAAAGATCATCACCAACATCCTGCCGAGCAGACTGTTTGGTCACCTAATCCTGACGACCCCCTACGGCATTATGGATCACGAGGAGGCGAGAAGGAAGCACACGGGAGGCAAGGTGTTgggctttttcttttaa
- a CDS encoding 20S proteasome alpha subunit G, putative (encoded by transcript PVX_095380A): MAGLSAGYDLSVSTFSPDGRLYQVEYIYKAINSNNTALSLECKDGLLTCCVNSNLLKNKMIKHSSYSRIHHINNNVIVTYAGLDGDARNIIDRAKYEANSYYLNFHTNIPLHILANRVSLYLHSFTLYWHLRPFASSIILASFDEKEKGEIYCVEPNGACYKYSGVVIGKNKEMFKTEIEKRNYKDVDVKEALVDIYKIILTSDDHMNKNNLPHLVNFSWVCKDSSYEYQVVDSETLNEAMRVAVESVEQLNQ; encoded by the exons ATGGCAGGGCTCAGCGCGGGGTACGACCTATCCGTCTCGACGTTCTCCCCAGACGGGAGGCTGTACCAGGTGGAATACATTTACAAGGCCATCAACAGCAATAACACGGCCCTGAGCCTGGAGTGCAAAGATGGGCTGCTCACCTGTTGCGTAAATTCAAATTTGcttaagaacaaaatgataaagcACAGTAGCTACAGTAGAATCCACCACATTAATAATAACGTGATCGTCACCTATGCTGGGCTCGATGGAGATGCCAGAAATATAATTGATCGAGCGAAATATGAAGCGAACAGTTACTACTTGAATTTCCACACGAATATCCCTCTGCACATTTTGGCCAACCGCGTTTCTCTTTACCTGCACTCGTTTACGCTGTACTGGCACTTGCGCCCCTTTGCCTCCTCCATCATACTGGCGTCCTTCGACGAGAAGGAGAAAG GCGAAATCTACTGCGTGGAGCCGAACGGAGCCTGCTACAAATACAGCGGAGTAGTCATCGGGAAGAACAAGGAAATGTTTAAAACTGAAATTGAAAAGAGAAACTACAAAGACGTGGACGTGAAGGAAGCCCTCGTggatatttataaaataattttaacaaGTGACGACCACATGAATAAGAACAACTTGCCTCACCTGGTTAACTTCTCTTGGGTGTGCAAAGATTCTTCTTATGAATACCAGGTGGTTGATTCGGAGACGCTGAACGAGGCCATGCGCGTGGCCGTGGAGTCGGTGGAGCAGTTGAACCAGTAG
- a CDS encoding transporter, putative (encoded by transcript PVX_095405A; Model supported by cDNA evidence.) — MTKGSKYTIDPISVKTACTSEESYIRCVEYGKGKAHYPNLSLLAKAILAGVFVGVCAHASGIAGGHFYYHKLREHVGISMSAFVYGFTFPIAFLCIIATGSDLFTGNTLAVTTALLQRKVTLLEYLRVMSISLFGNYVGAVSFAFFVSHLSGAFKKHEEIGKNHIFQFLNDIAEKKVSHTFVQCVCLAIGCNIFVCLAVYFVLTIKDGSGMVFSVFFAVYAFAIAGYEHIIANMYTLNLALMIEANVDWTKAYVDNLLPTLIGNYPLHRNAKR, encoded by the exons ATGACAAAGGGCAGCAAATACACGATAGACCCGATCAGCGTGAAGACCGCGTGCACCAGCGAGGAGTCCTACATTCGATGCGTTGAATATGGCAAGGGGAAGGCGCATTACCCCAATTTGTCGCTGCTGGCCAAGGCGATCCTGGCCGGCGTTTTCGTCGGCGTCTGCGCGCACGCCTCGGGGATAGCAG gcgGCCACTTCTACTACCACAAGCTGCGAGAACACGTGGGGATCTCGATGAGCGCCTTCGTCTACGGATTCACCTTCCCTATAGCTTTCCTGTGCATCATAGCGACTGGATCGGACCTATTCACGGGGAACACCCTAGCCGTGACGACAGCGTTGCTGCAAAGGAAAGTCACTTTGCTGGAGTACCTACGAGTAATGAGCATCTCTCTCTTTGGCAATTACGTGGGAGCAGTTTCCTTTGCCTTCTTCGTCTCCCATCTATCCGGGGCTTTCAAAAAACATGAAGAAATTGGCAAAAATCAcatctttcaatttttaaatgatatagCCGAGAAGAAAGTGAGCCACACGTTTGTCCAGTGCGTCTGTCTAGCGATAGgttgtaacatttttgtttgCCTCGCCGTTTACTTCGTTTTAACTATTAAGGATGGCTCCGGGATGGTCTTCAGTGTGTTTTTTGCGGTATACGCTTTCGCCATCGCAGGATACGAGCACATCATCGCCAACATGTATACGCTCAACCTCGCCCTCATGATTGAGGCCAACGTGGATTGGACGAAAGCCTACGTGGATAACCTGCTGCCGACGCTGATTGGGAATTAT CCTCTCCATAGAAATGCAAAACGGTAG